A genomic window from Winogradskyella sp. J14-2 includes:
- the asnB gene encoding asparagine synthase B, whose translation MCGIVCAFDIKQKSEDLRPQVLEMAKSIRHRGPDWSGIYSNEKAILAHERLAIVDPASGKQPLFSEDKKLILAANGEIYNHKALRAQFPDYKFQTKSDCEVILALYKEKGVDFVDKMNGIFGFAIYDVDKDEYFIARDHMGIIPLYMGWDKHGTFYVASELKALEGVCTKIELFPPGHYMSSTNGELVKWYKRDWEDYDAVKDNETSIEEVKQALEDAVHRQLMSDVPYGVLLSGGLDSSVTSAIAKKYSQRRIEADDKEQAWWPQLHSFSVGLEGSPDLAAAQKVADHIGTIHHEIKFTIQEGLDAIKDVIYNIETYDITTIRSSTPMYLMARVIKSMGIKMVLSGEGADEIFGGYLYFHKAPSAQEFHEETVRKLDKLHMYDCLRANKSLMAWGIEGRVPFLDKEFMDVAMRINPKDKMINGERMEKWVIRKAFEDYLLKSVAWRQKEQFSDGVGYSWIDTLKEIVEKEVTDEQLTNAKFRFPINTPLNKEEYYYRSIFESHFPSDAAALSVPQEASVACSTATALEWDEAFKNMNEPSGRAIANVHDDAY comes from the coding sequence ATGTGCGGAATAGTATGTGCGTTTGATATAAAACAAAAATCAGAAGATTTAAGACCTCAAGTGTTAGAAATGGCCAAATCAATTAGGCATCGTGGACCCGATTGGAGTGGTATTTACAGTAATGAAAAAGCTATTTTAGCACACGAGCGTTTGGCCATTGTAGATCCTGCTTCAGGAAAACAGCCACTATTTAGTGAAGATAAAAAGTTGATTTTAGCAGCAAATGGTGAAATCTATAACCATAAAGCCTTACGGGCTCAATTTCCAGATTATAAGTTTCAAACTAAAAGCGACTGTGAAGTTATTCTTGCCCTCTATAAGGAGAAAGGTGTTGACTTTGTAGATAAAATGAACGGCATTTTCGGTTTTGCTATTTACGATGTTGATAAAGATGAGTACTTCATTGCAAGAGATCATATGGGAATTATCCCTTTATATATGGGCTGGGATAAGCACGGAACATTCTATGTGGCTTCAGAATTAAAAGCTCTAGAAGGTGTATGTACAAAAATTGAATTATTCCCTCCTGGGCATTATATGTCTAGTACAAATGGCGAGTTGGTAAAGTGGTATAAGCGCGATTGGGAAGATTATGATGCTGTTAAAGACAATGAAACTAGTATTGAAGAAGTTAAGCAAGCACTCGAGGATGCGGTGCACAGACAGTTAATGAGCGATGTGCCTTATGGTGTTTTATTATCAGGTGGTTTAGATTCTTCGGTAACATCTGCTATAGCAAAAAAATATTCGCAACGACGTATAGAAGCTGATGATAAAGAGCAAGCTTGGTGGCCACAATTACATAGCTTTTCTGTTGGATTGGAAGGATCACCAGATTTGGCTGCAGCACAAAAAGTTGCAGATCATATTGGAACTATTCATCATGAAATAAAATTTACCATACAAGAGGGATTGGATGCTATAAAAGATGTTATCTATAACATTGAGACATATGACATAACAACGATTCGTTCCTCTACACCAATGTATTTAATGGCGCGTGTTATTAAATCTATGGGAATAAAAATGGTACTATCTGGCGAAGGAGCAGATGAGATTTTTGGTGGCTATCTTTACTTTCATAAAGCGCCAAGTGCACAAGAATTTCACGAAGAGACGGTTCGTAAGTTAGATAAATTGCATATGTACGATTGTTTGCGCGCTAATAAAAGTTTAATGGCTTGGGGAATTGAAGGCCGTGTACCGTTTTTAGATAAAGAGTTTATGGATGTTGCCATGCGTATCAACCCAAAAGACAAAATGATTAATGGCGAGCGTATGGAGAAATGGGTAATTCGTAAAGCCTTTGAGGATTATTTACTTAAAAGTGTAGCGTGGAGACAAAAAGAACAATTTAGTGATGGTGTGGGTTACAGCTGGATTGATACTTTAAAAGAAATTGTAGAAAAAGAAGTCACGGACGAGCAATTGACAAATGCTAAATTTAGATTTCCAATAAACACACCATTAAATAAAGAGGAATATTATTATCGCTCTATTTTTGAGTCGCATTTTCCGAGTGATGCAGCAGCATTAAGTGTACCGCAAGAAGCAAGTGTAGCTTGTAGTACTGCCACAGCACTAGAATGGGACGAAGCGTTTAAGAATATGAATGAGCCTTCTGGTAGAGCTATTGCCAATGTGCACGATGATGCATATTAG
- the gyrB gene encoding DNA topoisomerase (ATP-hydrolyzing) subunit B → MSEENKKQYGADSIQALEGMEHVRMRPSMYIGDVGVRGLHHLVYEVVDNSIDEALAGHCNNITVTINEDNSITTEDDGRGIPVDLHKKEGVSALEVVMTKIGAGGKFDKDSYKVSGGLHGVGVSCVNALSEHLKATVYRSGKIWEQEYERGKTLYPVKAVGESDKTGTIVTFKPDPQIFQQTLEYNYDTLASRMRELAYLNKGITIHLVDKRSKKDDGSFEGETFHSENGLPEFVKFLDGNREPLMNDVISFEGEKNGVPVEVAMVYNTSYAENLHSYVNNINTHEGGTHLSGFRRGLTHTLKKYADNSGMLDKLKFDISGDDFREGLTAIVSVKVAEPQFEGQTKTKLGNREVSASVSQAVSEMLTDYLEEHPDDAKTIVQKVILAAQARHAAQKAREMVQRKTVMSIGGLPGKLSDCSEQDPEKCELYLVEGDSAGGTAKAGRDRNFQAILPLRGKILNVEKAMQHKVFENEEIKNIFTALGVTIGTEEDPRALNLSKLRYHKIVIMCDADIDGSHIATLILTFFFRYMRELVENGHVYIATPPLYLVKKGAKKQYAWSDKERDAIVADFGENSKIQRYKGLGEMNAEQLWDTTMDPEFRTMRQVQIDNGTEADRIFSMLMGDEVPPRREFIEKNAIYANIDA, encoded by the coding sequence ATGAGCGAAGAAAACAAAAAACAGTATGGCGCAGATAGCATTCAGGCCTTAGAAGGCATGGAACACGTGCGTATGCGTCCATCAATGTATATTGGTGATGTCGGAGTAAGAGGATTACACCATTTAGTTTACGAAGTTGTAGACAACTCAATTGATGAAGCTCTTGCCGGTCATTGTAACAATATCACAGTAACCATTAATGAGGATAACTCAATAACTACAGAAGATGACGGTCGTGGTATTCCTGTCGATTTGCATAAAAAAGAAGGCGTATCTGCCTTAGAGGTCGTTATGACTAAAATTGGTGCAGGTGGTAAGTTTGATAAAGATTCCTATAAAGTTTCTGGTGGATTGCACGGTGTTGGTGTAAGCTGTGTTAACGCCCTTTCTGAGCATTTAAAAGCCACGGTTTACAGGAGTGGAAAAATCTGGGAACAAGAGTACGAAAGAGGGAAGACCCTTTACCCTGTAAAAGCGGTTGGCGAGTCCGATAAAACAGGAACCATAGTTACGTTTAAACCAGACCCTCAAATTTTTCAGCAAACATTAGAATACAATTACGACACCTTAGCAAGCCGTATGCGTGAGCTAGCATACCTAAACAAAGGAATTACAATTCATCTCGTAGACAAACGAAGTAAAAAAGATGATGGTTCTTTTGAAGGCGAAACCTTTCATTCAGAAAATGGACTTCCAGAGTTTGTAAAATTCTTAGACGGCAATAGAGAGCCCTTAATGAATGACGTCATCTCTTTTGAAGGAGAAAAAAATGGCGTTCCGGTTGAGGTAGCCATGGTTTATAATACCTCATATGCAGAAAACCTTCATTCTTATGTAAACAATATCAATACGCATGAAGGTGGTACACACTTATCTGGTTTCCGTCGAGGATTAACGCATACCCTTAAGAAATATGCAGACAATTCTGGTATGTTAGATAAGTTAAAATTTGATATATCTGGTGATGATTTCCGTGAAGGATTAACAGCTATAGTTTCTGTAAAAGTAGCAGAGCCTCAGTTTGAAGGTCAGACCAAGACCAAACTTGGTAACCGTGAAGTTTCGGCATCTGTTTCCCAAGCGGTTTCCGAAATGTTAACCGACTATTTAGAGGAGCATCCAGATGATGCTAAAACTATTGTGCAAAAAGTAATCTTAGCAGCGCAAGCACGTCATGCAGCACAGAAAGCTCGTGAAATGGTGCAGCGAAAAACCGTAATGAGCATAGGTGGATTGCCAGGAAAACTGTCTGACTGTTCTGAGCAAGATCCAGAAAAATGTGAGCTATATCTCGTAGAGGGAGATTCTGCTGGCGGTACGGCCAAAGCTGGTCGTGATAGAAATTTTCAAGCCATACTGCCTTTGAGAGGTAAGATATTAAATGTAGAAAAAGCAATGCAGCACAAGGTTTTTGAAAACGAAGAGATAAAAAATATCTTCACTGCACTCGGTGTAACGATTGGTACCGAAGAAGACCCAAGAGCTCTTAACCTTTCAAAATTACGATACCATAAAATAGTAATTATGTGTGATGCCGATATTGATGGTAGCCACATCGCCACATTAATCTTAACATTCTTCTTTAGATATATGCGAGAGCTGGTAGAAAATGGACATGTATACATTGCAACACCACCACTGTATCTTGTAAAGAAAGGAGCCAAAAAACAGTACGCTTGGTCAGATAAAGAGCGCGATGCTATTGTTGCAGATTTTGGTGAAAACTCTAAAATTCAACGTTACAAGGGACTTGGGGAAATGAATGCAGAACAACTTTGGGATACTACAATGGATCCAGAATTTAGAACTATGCGACAAGTGCAAATAGACAACGGTACTGAAGCAGATCGCATCTTCTCAATGTTAATGGGAGATGAGGTACCACCGCGTAGAGAATTTATTGAAAAAAATGCTATTTATGCTAACATTGATGCATAA
- the mdh gene encoding malate dehydrogenase, giving the protein MKVTVVGAGAVGASCAEYIAIKNFASEVVLLDIKEGYAEGKAMDLMQTASLNGFDTKITGSTNDYSKTANSDICVITSGIPRKPGMTREELIGINAGIVKTVSASLVEHSPNTILIVVSNPMDTMTYLAHKTTGLPKHRIIGMGGALDSARFKYRLAEALEAPISDVDGMVIGGHSDKGMVPLTSHATRNSIKVSEFLSEERLDQVKEATKVGGATLTKLLGTSAWYAPGAAVSGLVQAIACDQKKMFPCSTLLDGEYGLRDLCIGVPVILGKNGIEKIVDVPLSDAEKQHLAESADGVKKTNALLEL; this is encoded by the coding sequence ATGAAAGTAACCGTAGTTGGCGCTGGTGCAGTAGGCGCAAGTTGTGCAGAGTATATCGCTATTAAAAATTTTGCTTCAGAGGTGGTATTATTAGACATTAAAGAAGGCTATGCAGAAGGTAAGGCAATGGACTTAATGCAAACCGCTTCTTTAAATGGTTTTGATACTAAAATTACAGGAAGTACAAACGATTATTCAAAAACTGCAAATAGCGATATTTGTGTTATTACCTCTGGTATTCCTCGTAAGCCTGGCATGACGCGCGAAGAACTTATAGGTATTAATGCAGGTATAGTAAAAACAGTTTCTGCCAGCTTGGTTGAGCATTCACCAAATACAATTCTAATTGTTGTGAGTAATCCAATGGATACAATGACGTATTTAGCTCACAAAACTACAGGTTTACCAAAGCATAGAATTATAGGTATGGGTGGTGCATTAGACTCTGCTCGTTTTAAATATAGGTTAGCTGAGGCCTTAGAAGCGCCAATTAGCGACGTAGACGGAATGGTAATTGGTGGACATAGCGATAAAGGTATGGTGCCATTAACATCTCATGCCACCAGAAACAGCATTAAGGTTTCTGAGTTTTTATCAGAAGAGCGTTTAGACCAAGTTAAAGAAGCTACTAAAGTAGGCGGAGCAACTTTAACAAAGTTATTAGGAACATCTGCATGGTATGCACCAGGCGCTGCAGTAAGCGGATTGGTACAAGCAATAGCTTGCGATCAAAAGAAAATGTTTCCTTGCTCAACATTATTAGATGGTGAGTATGGTTTAAGAGATCTGTGTATTGGTGTACCAGTTATTTTAGGAAAGAATGGGATTGAAAAAATAGTAGATGTTCCACTTAGTGACGCAGAAAAGCAGCATCTAGCAGAAAGTGCTGATGGTGTAAAAAAGACAAATGCCCTATTAGAGCTATAA
- the secDF gene encoding protein translocase subunit SecDF: MQNKGIIKLFALLFGLVSIYQLSFTFKANQIEDEAKQAAIAKYNETQEGYNDLRTQAEINYLDSLKTSKVQVGDTYEPIEVYNLLGVSQYTYNEVENNAMKLGLDLKGGINAIIQISVKDILKGLANNSKDPVFNKALADAEELQKDAQESYLESFFRAFDAIKGDTKLASPDIFANRDLSDDIKFDMSDDEVKTILEKKIDESIVSAFEVLRNRIDGFGVSSPNIQRLGNSGRILIELPGARDKKRVVDIITKTAQLQFWDTYKAEEMLPYVFQVNQAMVEAAKEKESEDDVADADTSEEDQDSTKSTIDELTGQIETDSTSVADANPLGIQGPGGGPVIANFLAKDKEKVLEALNDPKNRALLPAEMRYAKFVWGIQSKDSEFSELYAIKSNRDGIPQLSGAVITDARQDYDQLSRPAVSMQMNAKGSKTWEEMTKVAYETQGYIAIVLDDIVYSAPSVTSGPIAGGRSQISGAFTLNEAVDLANVLRAGKLPASAEIIQADEVGPSLGQEAIDSGMMSFLIALAFVVLWMVFYYGKAGIFADIALLFNILLIFGVLASLGAVLTLPGIAGIVLTIGISVDANVLIFERIREELAKGKSQKESIKDGFSNALSSILDANITTGLTALILFVFGTGPIKGFATTLIIGILTSLFTAIFITRLLIDWWVNRGGTLDFSTAMTKGLFKNVNIDFLKKRKIAYVISGVLILASLGSLFTTGLDQGIDFVGGRTYQVRFEQAVSTEEITSVLNDPNVFGSAEVKTIGAANQLKISTKYKVEDNSVEADEEVQTKLFEALKPYLPDGMTYSEFQDGSGEAKIGKMLSSKVSPTIADDIKKSSFWAVLGSLVVVFLYILFRFKRWQFSLGAVAAVFHDVLIVLGIFSLTWKFMPFSMEIDQAFIAAILTVIGYSLNDTVVVFDRIREFLNEHTSWEFGKTINASLNSTLSRTLNTSVTTLVVLLAMFIFGAESLRGLLFALIVGVVVGTYSSMFIATPLMYDTAKKGDAAESLKKKVKEEDEDEA, encoded by the coding sequence ATGCAAAACAAAGGAATAATTAAACTGTTTGCGCTACTATTTGGTTTGGTAAGTATTTACCAATTGTCTTTTACCTTTAAAGCCAATCAAATTGAAGACGAAGCAAAGCAAGCTGCTATAGCTAAGTATAACGAAACTCAAGAAGGTTATAACGACCTTAGAACACAAGCTGAGATTAATTACTTAGATTCTCTAAAAACTTCTAAAGTACAAGTTGGTGATACCTATGAGCCCATCGAGGTGTATAATCTACTGGGTGTTTCTCAGTACACTTATAATGAAGTTGAAAACAATGCCATGAAATTAGGTTTAGACCTTAAAGGTGGTATTAACGCTATTATTCAGATCTCTGTAAAAGATATCCTAAAAGGATTGGCAAACAATAGCAAAGATCCAGTATTTAACAAGGCATTAGCTGATGCCGAAGAGCTGCAAAAAGATGCACAAGAGTCTTATTTAGAATCTTTTTTTAGAGCATTTGACGCTATTAAAGGTGATACTAAATTAGCATCACCAGATATTTTTGCAAATAGAGATTTAAGCGATGACATTAAGTTTGATATGTCAGACGATGAAGTTAAAACCATCTTAGAAAAGAAAATAGATGAGTCTATAGTATCTGCCTTCGAGGTATTGCGCAATCGTATTGATGGTTTTGGTGTATCATCACCAAACATTCAACGTTTAGGAAACTCTGGTCGTATATTAATAGAATTACCTGGTGCAAGAGATAAAAAGCGTGTAGTAGACATTATTACTAAAACCGCCCAATTACAGTTTTGGGATACGTACAAGGCAGAAGAAATGCTTCCATATGTATTTCAAGTTAACCAAGCCATGGTAGAAGCTGCCAAGGAAAAAGAAAGTGAAGACGATGTAGCTGATGCTGATACTTCTGAGGAAGATCAAGATTCAACAAAAAGCACCATTGACGAATTAACAGGTCAAATCGAAACAGATTCAACAAGTGTTGCAGACGCCAATCCTCTGGGTATTCAAGGCCCAGGTGGTGGACCAGTTATTGCCAACTTTTTAGCGAAAGATAAGGAAAAAGTGTTGGAGGCTCTAAATGATCCAAAAAATAGAGCTTTATTACCTGCAGAAATGCGTTACGCAAAATTTGTTTGGGGTATACAGTCTAAAGATTCTGAATTTTCTGAACTATATGCTATTAAAAGTAACAGGGATGGTATACCACAACTAAGTGGTGCAGTTATTACAGATGCTAGGCAAGATTACGATCAGTTAAGCAGACCAGCCGTAAGCATGCAGATGAATGCAAAAGGATCAAAAACTTGGGAAGAAATGACCAAAGTTGCTTACGAGACACAAGGATATATTGCTATTGTATTAGATGATATTGTTTACTCTGCGCCGAGTGTAACTTCAGGGCCAATTGCAGGAGGAAGATCTCAAATATCGGGTGCATTTACGCTGAATGAGGCTGTGGATTTGGCAAACGTGTTAAGAGCAGGTAAATTACCAGCTTCTGCAGAGATTATTCAGGCAGATGAGGTTGGACCGTCTTTAGGGCAAGAAGCCATTGATAGCGGAATGATGTCCTTCCTAATAGCATTGGCCTTTGTAGTGTTATGGATGGTGTTTTACTATGGTAAAGCAGGTATTTTTGCTGATATAGCTTTATTGTTTAATATCTTATTAATTTTTGGTGTTTTAGCAAGTTTAGGTGCAGTACTTACCTTGCCAGGTATTGCAGGTATTGTATTAACTATTGGTATCTCGGTTGACGCGAACGTACTTATATTTGAACGTATTAGAGAAGAATTAGCAAAAGGAAAATCACAAAAGGAGTCTATTAAAGACGGCTTCTCAAATGCGTTATCTTCAATTTTAGATGCCAATATTACTACAGGTTTAACGGCATTAATTTTATTTGTATTTGGTACAGGACCAATCAAAGGTTTTGCAACAACGTTAATCATAGGTATCTTAACATCATTGTTTACTGCAATTTTCATCACACGATTACTTATAGATTGGTGGGTGAATAGAGGTGGTACTTTAGATTTCTCAACAGCAATGACTAAAGGTTTATTTAAGAATGTAAACATAGATTTCTTAAAGAAACGTAAGATTGCTTATGTTATTTCTGGTGTGTTAATTCTAGCTAGTTTAGGGTCTTTATTCACAACTGGATTAGATCAAGGTATCGATTTTGTTGGAGGGCGAACCTATCAAGTTCGTTTTGAGCAGGCAGTAAGCACAGAGGAAATTACAAGTGTGCTTAACGATCCTAATGTTTTTGGAAGTGCTGAAGTAAAAACTATCGGTGCCGCAAATCAGTTGAAGATTTCAACTAAGTATAAAGTAGAAGACAACTCGGTTGAGGCTGATGAAGAAGTACAGACTAAATTGTTTGAAGCACTTAAGCCTTACCTACCAGATGGTATGACCTATTCGGAGTTCCAAGATGGCTCAGGTGAAGCTAAAATTGGTAAAATGTTATCGAGTAAAGTGAGTCCTACCATTGCAGACGATATTAAGAAGTCATCATTCTGGGCGGTTTTAGGTTCTTTAGTAGTCGTATTTCTTTATATTTTATTTAGATTTAAGAGATGGCAGTTCTCATTAGGTGCTGTGGCGGCAGTGTTCCATGATGTTCTAATTGTATTAGGGATTTTCTCTTTAACATGGAAGTTTATGCCATTTAGTATGGAAATTGACCAAGCATTTATTGCGGCAATCTTAACGGTTATTGGGTATTCATTAAACGATACCGTGGTCGTTTTCGATAGAATTAGAGAGTTCTTAAATGAACATACCTCTTGGGAATTTGGAAAAACAATTAACGCTTCTCTTAACAGTACATTGAGCAGAACATTAAATACCTCAGTAACAACATTAGTGGTGTTATTGGCTATGTTTATTTTTGGTGCAGAATCTTTAAGAGGTTTGTTATTCGCATTAATCGTTGGTGTGGTCGTTGGTACCTATTCTTCAATGTTTATTGCAACCCCTTTAATGTACGATACAGCCAAGAAAGGTGACGCTGCTGAGTCATTAAAGAAGAAGGTAAAAGAAGAAGACGAAGACGAAGCATAA
- a CDS encoding PKD domain-containing protein yields MKKILLLVSIVISSFVHGQNIVMQNGTISTCSGMFYDSGGAFSNYASNENYTLTICPEDEGQRIRLDFIDFQTQLNLDFITIYDGDDNTASMIGSFTGVSSPGLVFAGFNNPTGCLTIEFTSNATGQASGWEANISCAQPCQDITAVLDSTLPMPNNEGIIEVCVGDTINLNGSGVFEVDGTDATYTWLLGDGNTVDGENVTISYNQPGVYLVNLQIRDTNMDNFMDGCPSTNSINQVIRVSGIPNFGGTEAADATLCFGDSTTITGVANPLTLVYNCPPPESEETFLPDGSGIAYRTCINVTCFGPNEVLTDVSQILDICMNIEHSYSGDLDIFLESPTGQEVRLFDQAGGGTYFGGANDDETLMPGIGEDYCFSMSASTFLADAPTEINGTPPRDSWIPGTYLPVESFNALLGSPLNGEWCVRIVDNLAIDNGYIFSWELNFDPALDLQDFTYTPQINAQSWDADSSITEINGNTITVAPNSAGEHCYTFRTVDEFGCEYTEEVCVTMTEEGQPPTTFYEDLDGDGYGDPNSAIVDCSDTPPLGYVVNGLDCNDANNQINPDATDSEGNGVDENCDGVDGDLLSIDDLSINSIEILQNPFKDNITLNLPEQLIGSKIDVVIYDMSGRSIYNNTLDCIASEMKITGLSTLEKSQYFIEISNEAIGLKAVEKIVKH; encoded by the coding sequence ATGAAAAAAATACTACTCTTAGTTTCTATTGTTATATCAAGTTTTGTCCACGGTCAAAATATCGTAATGCAAAATGGAACTATTAGTACGTGCTCAGGGATGTTTTATGACTCTGGTGGTGCGTTTTCTAATTACGCAAGCAACGAAAATTATACTTTAACGATTTGCCCTGAAGATGAAGGGCAAAGAATTAGACTAGATTTCATCGATTTTCAAACCCAACTCAACCTAGATTTTATAACCATATATGATGGTGATGATAATACAGCATCAATGATTGGTAGTTTTACTGGTGTAAGTTCTCCTGGACTAGTATTTGCCGGATTTAATAACCCTACGGGTTGCTTAACCATCGAGTTTACTTCAAATGCAACAGGGCAAGCTTCAGGTTGGGAAGCCAATATTTCTTGTGCACAACCTTGTCAAGACATCACCGCGGTTTTAGATTCTACATTACCTATGCCAAATAATGAAGGTATTATAGAAGTCTGTGTAGGTGACACTATAAATCTAAATGGTAGTGGAGTTTTTGAAGTCGATGGCACTGATGCCACTTACACTTGGTTACTTGGTGATGGTAATACTGTAGATGGTGAAAATGTTACTATTTCTTACAACCAACCAGGAGTCTACCTGGTAAATCTTCAAATAAGGGATACCAATATGGATAATTTTATGGATGGTTGTCCCAGTACTAATTCTATAAATCAAGTAATAAGAGTATCTGGTATTCCAAATTTCGGTGGCACAGAGGCAGCAGATGCAACGCTATGTTTTGGGGACTCAACAACCATTACTGGTGTAGCAAACCCTTTAACTCTGGTGTATAATTGCCCACCACCAGAGAGTGAGGAGACTTTTCTGCCAGATGGAAGTGGAATTGCGTACAGAACCTGTATCAATGTAACCTGTTTTGGACCAAATGAAGTTTTAACCGATGTATCTCAAATTTTAGATATCTGTATGAATATAGAACATTCTTATTCCGGCGATTTAGACATTTTTCTCGAAAGTCCAACAGGCCAAGAAGTAAGATTATTCGATCAGGCTGGTGGTGGTACCTACTTTGGTGGAGCTAATGATGATGAAACTCTCATGCCTGGAATAGGGGAAGACTATTGTTTTTCTATGAGCGCCTCTACATTTTTGGCTGATGCACCTACTGAGATTAATGGTACACCACCTCGAGACTCATGGATTCCTGGAACCTATCTGCCCGTTGAGAGTTTTAATGCCCTATTAGGAAGTCCACTTAATGGTGAATGGTGTGTTAGAATTGTAGATAATTTAGCAATAGATAATGGCTATATTTTTTCATGGGAACTCAATTTCGACCCTGCTCTCGATTTACAAGATTTTACTTATACACCTCAAATAAATGCTCAATCTTGGGATGCAGACTCGAGTATCACAGAAATTAATGGCAATACAATTACAGTTGCACCAAACTCTGCAGGAGAACATTGTTACACCTTTAGAACGGTAGACGAATTTGGATGTGAATACACTGAAGAAGTTTGTGTTACGATGACAGAAGAAGGTCAGCCGCCAACAACCTTTTACGAAGACTTAGATGGTGATGGGTATGGAGATCCAAATAGTGCCATCGTAGATTGTTCCGATACTCCACCTCTGGGATATGTGGTAAATGGCCTAGATTGTAATGATGCAAATAATCAGATAAATCCCGATGCCACTGATTCTGAAGGCAATGGTGTTGATGAAAACTGTGATGGAGTTGATGGGGATTTATTGAGTATCGATGACTTAAGTATAAATAGTATCGAGATTTTACAAAATCCGTTTAAAGATAATATTACTTTAAATCTACCAGAACAGCTTATAGGCTCAAAAATAGATGTTGTAATTTACGATATGAGTGGTCGCAGCATCTACAATAATACTTTAGATTGTATTGCAAGCGAAATGAAAATAACAGGCTTGAGTACTCTAGAGAAGTCCCAATACTTTATTGAAATATCAAATGAAGCTATAGGGTTAAAGGCTGTTGAAAAAATCGTGAAGCATTAA
- a CDS encoding DUF192 domain-containing protein produces MRKISYLKISVLLILFLLFNCKNETSDAAKDKVEVSFAKEGTLQLKKANTDSIIKILDIEFAEDDYETQTGLMYRNQLGTNQGMLFIFPKVQMRSFYMKNTKIPLDIIYINENMEIVSFQKNAKPLDETALPSEAPAQYVLEINAGLADEWQLNVGDKIEFKNN; encoded by the coding sequence ATGCGTAAAATTTCGTATTTAAAAATTTCTGTTCTTCTCATTTTATTTTTGCTTTTTAATTGCAAAAATGAAACGAGTGATGCCGCTAAAGATAAAGTAGAAGTGAGTTTTGCAAAAGAAGGCACTTTACAACTTAAAAAGGCAAATACGGACTCTATTATAAAAATTCTGGATATAGAATTTGCCGAAGACGATTACGAAACGCAAACAGGTTTAATGTATAGAAACCAACTTGGCACTAATCAAGGCATGTTATTTATATTTCCTAAAGTGCAAATGCGTAGCTTCTATATGAAGAACACTAAAATACCATTAGATATTATTTATATCAATGAAAATATGGAGATTGTTAGTTTTCAAAAAAATGCAAAACCACTTGATGAAACTGCACTTCCCTCAGAGGCTCCAGCCCAATATGTTTTAGAGATTAACGCCGGACTTGCTGATGAGTGGCAACTTAATGTTGGTGATAAAATTGAGTTTAAAAACAACTAA
- the lgt gene encoding prolipoprotein diacylglyceryl transferase: MNALKIYWEPIKSIDLGFFELHFYSVMWIIAFILGFYITKKIWKNENQSNESLDSLFIYSVLGIMIGARLGHVIFYQSELITEDFFSIFLPFSFKDGIRFTGFQGLASHGAAIGMIISMYLFNKKILKKSILWILDRVVIATALGAVFVRIGNFINSEIIGKYTESDFGVVFRQLSETEPRHPAQLYEAFCYIFVFFTLLYFYWKTNKPKQEGFLFGLFLVLLWSIRFFVEFVKEPQGDEDLAAFFGNVLNNGQLLSIPFILIGFYFMFVYTPKK; encoded by the coding sequence ATGAACGCATTAAAGATATACTGGGAGCCTATTAAATCGATCGATCTTGGTTTTTTTGAACTTCATTTCTACAGTGTGATGTGGATTATTGCTTTTATACTTGGCTTCTACATCACCAAGAAGATTTGGAAAAACGAAAATCAATCAAATGAATCACTTGACTCCTTATTTATTTATTCTGTATTAGGAATAATGATTGGTGCCAGGCTAGGCCATGTAATCTTTTATCAGTCTGAATTAATAACCGAAGATTTTTTCAGCATATTTTTACCTTTTAGCTTTAAAGACGGCATTAGATTTACAGGTTTTCAAGGTTTGGCAAGCCATGGCGCGGCAATAGGCATGATTATTTCTATGTATCTATTTAATAAAAAGATTTTGAAGAAATCTATCTTATGGATTCTAGATCGCGTTGTTATTGCTACAGCTTTAGGAGCAGTCTTTGTTAGAATAGGAAATTTTATTAATTCAGAAATTATAGGCAAGTATACTGAAAGTGATTTTGGTGTGGTATTTAGACAGCTGAGTGAAACCGAGCCTAGACATCCAGCACAATTATACGAAGCATTCTGTTATATTTTTGTATTCTTTACGCTACTTTATTTTTATTGGAAAACCAATAAGCCTAAACAAGAAGGGTTTTTGTTTGGTTTATTTTTAGTGCTTTTATGGTCTATTAGATTCTTTGTTGAATTTGTTAAAGAACCTCAAGGAGATGAAGATTTAGCTGCTTTCTTTGGCAACGTTCTTAACAACGGACAGCTTTTAAGCATACCTTTTATACTCATAGGCTTCTACTTTATGTTTGTTTACACACCAAAAAAATAA